The following are from one region of the Falco biarmicus isolate bFalBia1 chromosome 1, bFalBia1.pri, whole genome shotgun sequence genome:
- the HSPB1 gene encoding heat shock protein beta-1 — translation MAERRVPFTFLRSPSWEPFHDWCRGSRLFDQSFGMPHIPEDWYKWPSGSAWPGYFRLLPRESALLPSPGSPYGQALSRQLSSGISEIRQTADSWKVTLDVNHFAPEELVVKTKDNIVEITGKHEEKQDEHGFISRCFTRKYTLPPGVEATAVRSSLSPDGMLTVEAPLPKPAIQSAEITIPVTVESQAKEPAKK, via the exons ATGGCCGAGCGCCGCGTCCCCTTCACCTTCCTGCGCAGCCCCAGCTGGGAGCCCTTCCATGACTGGTGCCGTGGCAGCCGCCTCTTCGACCAGTCCTTTGGGATGCCCCATATCCCCGAGGATTGGTACAAGTGGCCGAGCGGCAGCGCCTGGCCGGGATATTTCCGTCTGCTCCCCCGGGAAAGCGCGCTGCTGCCGTCCCCCGGCTCGCCCTACGGGCAGGCGCTGAGCCGCCAGCTCAGCAGCGGCATCTCCGAGATCCGCCAGACCGCCGACAGTTGGAAAGTCACCTTGGATGTCAACCACTTCGCACCCGAGGAGCTGGTGGTCAAGACCAAGGATAATATCGTGGAGATAACTG gCAAACACGAGGAGAAGCAGGATGAGCATGGCTTCATCTCCAGGTGCTTCACCCGAAAATACAC cctcccccCCGGCGTTGAAGCCACAGCCGTGCGGTCCTCGCTGTCACCCGATGGCATGCTCACGGTGGAGGCCCCCCTGCCCAAGCCGGCCATCCAGTCTGCCGAAATCACCATCCCCGTCACTGTCGAGAGCCAAGCCAAGGAGCCGGCCAAGAAGTAG
- the YWHAG gene encoding 14-3-3 protein gamma isoform X2, producing the protein MTELPREQVTELNEPLSNEERNLLSVAYKNVVGARRSSWRVISSIEQKTSADGNEKKIEMVRAYREKIEKELEAVCQDVLSLLDNYLIKNCSETQYESKVFYLKMKGDYYRYLAEVATGEKRATVVESSEKAYSEAHEISKEHMQPTHPIRLGLALNYSVFYYEIQNAPEQACHLAKTAFDDAIAELDTLNEDSYKDSTLIMQLLRDNLTLWTSDQQDDDGGEGNN; encoded by the exons ATGACTGAGCTTCCCAGGGAGCAG GTGACGGAGCTGAACGAGCCTCTGTCCAATGAAGAGAGGAACCTGTTGTCTGTCGCCTACAAAAATGTGGTGGGGGCTCGGCGCTCCTCTTGGCGAGTAATTAGCAGCATCGAGCAGAAGACCTCTGCCGATGGGAACGAGAAGAAGATAGAAATGGTCCGGGCCTACCGTGAGAAGATCGAGAAGGAGTTGGAAGCGGTGTGCCAGGATGTGCTGAGCCTGCTGGACAACTACCTGATCAAGAACTGCAGCGAGACGCAGTACGAGAGCAAAGTCTTCTACCTGAAGATGAAAGGGGACTATTACCGCTACCTGGCCGAAGTGGCCACCGGTGAGAAGAGGGCGACCGTGGTGGAGTCTTCGGAGAAAGCCTATAGCGAAGCCCATGAGATCAGCAAGGAGCACATGCAGCCGACCCACCCCATCCGGCTCGGGCTGGCGCTTAACTACTCGGTTTTCTACTACGAGATCCAGAACGCGCCGGAGCAGGCCTGCCACCTGGCCAAGACGGCCTTCGACGACGCCATTGCCGAGCTGGACACCCTCAACGAGGACTCCTACAAGGACTCAACGCTCATCATGCAGCTCCTCCGCGACAACCTAACGCTCTGGACGAGCGATCAGCAAGATGACGACGGCGGAGAAGGCAACAACTAG